Genomic segment of Candidatus Edwardsbacteria bacterium:
GGATTTCCCCAGGGATAATATCGAGTTCCTGGCCAAGCGGGGAGTGGATCTCTCCGGGCTGGAGGTGGTCAAAGGAAAGACCTTCCGCTGGGCCGGATCATACGAGCATGATATGAACGAGGCCAAGACCCACGCCACTGATCTCAATGTCTTTGAGGGGTTCCGTCCCAAACTGAAACCTGAGCACGAAAACACAGAATTTCTGTTTCTGGCCAATATCGATCCGATATTGCAACAGGACGTCATCGCCAAGGTCAAAGGGCCGAAGGCCATCGGCTGCGACACCATGAATTTCTGGATCGGCGGCAAAAGGGACGAATTGTTAAAGACCATCAAAAAAGTGGACATCATGTTTATCAACGACGCCGAGGCCCGCCAGCTGGCCGGGGTGCCCAATTTGTTCAAGGCGGCCAAGGCCATTCGGGAGATGGGTCCCAAGATATTAGTGATCAAAAAGGGCGAGCACGGAGCCATGCTGCTGACCGATAATACGGTCTTCTCGGTTCCGGCCTATCCCCTGGAGGATGTATTCGATCCCACCGGGGCGGGCGATTCATTTGCCGGCGGTTTTATGGGCTACCTCTCATCGAAGGGTGAGATCAACGACTACAACCTGCGCCGGGCAATGGTTTACGGCAGCGTGATGGCCTCCTTCAATGTGGAGAGCTTCTCCATGGAACGGCTGAAGACATTGACCCGTGAGGAGATCGAGAAAAGGTTCAAGGAATTCAAGAAGCTGTCGCACTTCGAGGAGACCGAAGTTTAAAGCTGAGATTTTAACCACCAAGACACTAAGGCACAAAGGATTCATTAACGTATTTATAAAAGACCCAATACTCTATGTTAGTAAAATAACCGGAAGTGTATCTTGTATCATATAAATCGGATGTTAACCGAAATGGGGGAAGAGTAATGAAGAAAACTTTGATGTCGGCGTTAATTTTGATCATGACTGTATCGGGTGTTCTGGCCCAAACCGCCAAGAAGACCGCGGTGGCCGTGATGCCGCTAAGGGGTTCAGACATCTCCGAGACCGAGGCCAAATTTCTTACCGAGCGGCTGACCATAGAACTACAGAGGACCGACAGTTTTGATGTGCTGGAGCGCGATAAGATGGCCGAGATCCTGAAGGAGCAGGGCTTCCAGCAGACCGGGGCCTGCGACGAAACCGCCTGCCTGGTGGAGGCCGGAAGGCTGCTGCCGGTGCAAAAGATGATCGGCGGCTCGGTGGGCAAGGTAGGCAACATCTACGCGGCCCAAATCCGGCTGATAGACCTCAAGACCGGCAAGGTGGAGAAGACGGCTATCCGGGACTATACGGGCGAGCTGGATTTTCTGCTGACAGTCGGCATGCGGGAGGCGGCCGAGGAGCTGTCGGGACAACTCAAGCCCCAGGAGAAAGTCCAGGTTCAGCAGAAGATGAATAATCAGACCGAGACCATGATGCGGGGTTTCATGGAG
This window contains:
- a CDS encoding sugar kinase produces the protein MAMLVVGSIALDSVKTPFGEAKEALGGSALYFSSAASFFTQVSLVGVVGEDFPRDNIEFLAKRGVDLSGLEVVKGKTFRWAGSYEHDMNEAKTHATDLNVFEGFRPKLKPEHENTEFLFLANIDPILQQDVIAKVKGPKAIGCDTMNFWIGGKRDELLKTIKKVDIMFINDAEARQLAGVPNLFKAAKAIREMGPKILVIKKGEHGAMLLTDNTVFSVPAYPLEDVFDPTGAGDSFAGGFMGYLSSKGEINDYNLRRAMVYGSVMASFNVESFSMERLKTLTREEIEKRFKEFKKLSHFEETEV